The Salvelinus alpinus chromosome 22, SLU_Salpinus.1, whole genome shotgun sequence DNA window GTTCAATGGCAGCCATTGTTCCCAATGGGGGATTAAGGGAGCAAAGCGGTGCTGTGCTTAGGGATTGTTTTCGGCTAAATGCATGCTCTGTTTGGTGGTGTCATGCAGCGTAAACACTAGTGGAGTCCAGGGTCAGGGAGACTGGTTGGTCTCTGCAAGAAAACACAACATTGAACAAAGGAAGTGCTGAATAAATGACAAAGACACCTCTTCAGTTGGATTTGATTGCTTTGTTTTAGAATGAGGAAAGGCAGTGTGTGGTCTGATgctattttttgtttttatttttttatttttttggtctGATGCTATTGGTAAGCCATTTATCAACAGTTCCACATGATGGCCTTGACTTGAGTTGGTGGATTTCCAAATAAGATTGCAAGCTTTATAGTAAGCATTGATAACCCAATTTATTTAGTAATATGATGGCAAAAAGTAAACAGTTCTTCAACAGTTTAGTCCATTTAGCGGTTTTGACACCACACAGCAGTAAAGGCCCAGGCCCTATTTTGAAGATCTTAGATCAGTTTGCCTATCCTGATTCTTAATCAATGAGGGTGAAAAGAAATCTATAATCTATCTGAAACACTGTGATGTTCACTGTGATTAATTGAATACTATCATGCCAAAGGatgaacacacatacaaacaaagagagagagagagagagagaatatacacattGTTCTGGAAATAGGAATGTATTTTGTATTATTCAGTTTTATACATTTTATTGATTTAGTTTATATTTGTGGCATTTGTAGCCAGGGATTTGATTCCATGAAATAACCTGAATCAACCATAACAAATGTGTGCGTATGGACCCAAAAGGTGTGGGACCAGTTATCAGTTGCCTACTGTTCTCCAGAGTAAATATAAAAGCATGAAAGATGATGATGACAGACACACCATAACATAGCAAATCTTACCTGGTGAATTCAGTCATTCCTTTCAGAAACCAAGCGGAGTTGCGGTAAAGAGACATCGTTGTATTACCCATGGAAACCTCTCGTCCCGTCGTCTGTTATTGCACTCTCTCCTCCGGTTTTAACTTGGGCCAAACCCACGTGTTTCAATTTACATTGGATGACACCTTCGGCCACCCAGCGGCGACTAGGGAACAATAACTGAAGCACAATGAAATTCAGTGTCAACTGGTGTCAGCTCGACACTGTCCTTGATGTCTATAGGCTTGAATTaatgaaataaaatatatttcctACTGAATATTCAATAGGCTTACATGGCAAATTCAGGATTTGCTTGTACAGCATTTCAAatgtaaattaaatgtatttcaaCAACCGCATATTTCAGTAACAGAAGAAAATTTTATCAGGGAATTATTGATAACAATTCTAGGGGAAATGAAGCTATTGTCGGTTTTTATCGGCATGTAGGCTACAATAGAAAAAGCTCTAATAACACGCAATATGTCTGGAAATGAAAGAtgatagacacacaaacacatcattTGGTTTGACAAGCAGGATGGTTTCTATATTTGATCCCAAACCAgagtgtacatacagtacactgcAATCCACCTTTCCCAGGAAAGCTCCTGTGACAGGTGTGAACCAATCTCGACCAAGCAAAGCAAAAAACGAGGCGCGGCACAGTAAAGAGAAGGTGTGGTTTCGCAATTTAACCCACAGCATTGTGGGAAGGTTGACGATGCCTCAGCCATATGAATCGGTTTCACGCAAGAATTTAGATAACATATTTTTCATCAAGTGTCGGCCTTAGCCTCACATTGCAGCTTCACGATGGTGAGTCAAATGTCGTCTTTTGGTTCCATGTTCAAGTTTTGACATATTTTACAGGGCAAGTAAATGCTCTCTTTATAACATGCACCTGTCCAAAAGGTGAGTAGTctactgtaactgtaactgtgTGGTCATTGGCGCTCCATCACACTTAGTTCCTTTGGCCTGTCGTTGAACTTGAGTCTTGTCGCCTGAACCTGTTTGCCCGGAGGCTACAGTAGCCTAAAGAAGCGTTGCTGTCATGTTTTTATAGTAGAACGTCTTGAAAGTAATGTGTAAGTTACATTTTTGCTTAAACTGGCCATTATAAGGCTGACCGTGGAGAATTGTGAAATATTGTTTATGTCTGGCACAACAAGCATCAGTTAGAAGTGTGGTTTGGATTGCAACACATCTAGGCATAATGAGTATAATTGTGGGGTGTGTTCAAAGTGTCtgagtatgtgtgagtgagtAGCCTATATGAAAATGTCAATTTGTGTGTTACATGAGCATACTATGTTACATGAGCATACGATGTATCATTCGGTGTATGTGAATACGTATTAATGCAGTTACTGATTAACTAGGCGTTAACAACATGGTTGGACACCAGAGTGACACCAGAGAACCTAATGAACAAGAGGAACTATTCTGCTTCAATCTGTTGCCTGCAATAATACccattctagtcattctatttctatgatttggTTCCAAGCGGGTCAACTTCCTGCCCCCTCTCCCCACAGATGCGCTTCCTGCTGCTGTTCAGCCGGCAGGGGAAGCTGCGACTGCAGAAGTGGTTCACTCCggtgactgagagagagaaaaagaaggtGATCAGGGAAATGACTCTGATGGTGCTGGCTCGCCCTCCCCGCTCCTCTAACTTCCTCCACTGGAGGGACCTCAAGATTGTTTACAAGAGGTGACTGAGGAAGTAGATTATGTGTTTGGGGCTGGATCTGTCTGTGGTTTACCTTCGATCTCTTTCtcttatatccctctctctctctttaatttgCTTTATTTGGCAGATTATTTGGTTTCCTATTTTTGACTTCTGtcttttcttttgtctgtttctctgtttctctgccctattgctgtctgtttctctgttgaCCCCTattgctgtctgtttctctgtttctctgccctattgctgtctgtttctctgttgaCCCCTATTGCTGTCTGTGTTTCCCCCCTCTCACTATTGTCTCTGGGCTGGAAACAGACTAAGGTGCCTGTGTACTGTAGTGGTGTGGCGGGATGGATGGGGGTGGAAGGGGGTAGACTGGAACCATCCTTGGCCCTTTTTATTAGTGGTTAATGTTTAACCTCTTAAAATCCTTCCTCCTTACCCACAAAAACAAACAGACGCACAAGTTAaataatctaattttatttgtcacatacacatggttaacagatgttaatgcgagtgtagcgaaatgtttgtgcttctagttccgaccatgcagtaatatctaacaagtaatctaacaattttacaacaactaccttatacacacaagtgtaaaggaatgaataagaatatgtacataaaaatatatggatgagcgatggccgaacggcataggcaagatgcagtagatggtatagagtacagtatatacatatgagatgagtaatgtagggtatgtaaacattatataaagtggcattgtttaaagcgGCTAGTgatatacatttattacatccaatttttaattattaaagtgtctAGAGATGAGTcactatgttggcagcagccactcaatttTAGTGATGGCTTtttaatagtctgatggccttgagatagaagctgtttttcagtctctcggtcccagctttgatgcacctgtactgacctcgccttctggatgatagcggggtgaacaggcagtggctcgggtgattgttgtccttgatgatctttatggccttcctgtggcaTCGGGAGGTGTAggtatcctggagggcaggtagtttgcccccggtgatgcgttgtgcagacctcactaccctctggagagccttacggttgtgggcggagcagctgccgtaccaggcggtgatacagcccgacaggatgctctcgattgtgcatctgtaacaggttgtgagtgtttttggtgacaagccgcctttcttcagcctcctgaggttgaagaggcgctgctgcgccttcttcaccacactgtctgtgtgggtggaccatttcattttgtccgtgatgtgtacaccgaggaactgaaaactttccaccctcttcactactgtcccgtcgatgtagatagggggggtgctccctctgctgtttcctgaagtccacgatcatctcctttgttttgttgacattgagtgtggggttattttcctgacaccacactctgagtgccctcacctcctccctgtaggccgtctcgtcgttgttggtaatcaagcctaccactgtagtgttgtttgcaaacttgacgattgagttggaggagtgcatggccatgttgtttcctaccctcaccacctgggggcggcccgtcaggaagtccaggacccagttgcacagggcagggtcgagacccagggtcttgagcttaatgacgagtttggagggtactatggtgttaaatgctgagctgaagtcaatgaacagcattcttacataatattcctcttgtccagatgttttagggcagtgtgattgcgattgtgtcgtctgtggacctaacaatcatttttccacctctcccacacttaACTTTataaaattcaaacttgcactgcttttctttcattattagttttttatgcatgaatataaTTGCTCACTGTTTGTCGTGGGCATTTCCTgttaagtttgcccactttgccaatgaaataatcattaaaataattggcaacatcaaatggttttgtgatgaataagccatctgattcgatgaaagatggagttgaatttgtctttctgcccataatttcatttaaagtactcaagtttttttcccatcattctttatattgttgatcttggcttcataataaagtttcttctttttgttcagtttagtcacataatttctcaatttgcagtaagtcagccagtcagatgtactgccagacttattagccactccttttgccccatctctttcaaccatacagtttttcaattcctcataaatccatggagccttaacagttctaaaaGTCAGTCAgtactttgggtggtggaccattcttaatacacacaggaaactgttgagcgtgaaaaacctagcagtgttgcggttcttgacacactcaaaccggtgcgcctggcacctactaccataccctgctcaaaggcacttaaatattttgtcttgctcattcaccctctgaatggggcacatacacaatccatgtctcaattgtatcaaggcttaaatccttctttaacctgtctcctccccttcatcggcactgattgaagtgtttttaacaagtgacatcaataagggatcatagactgaccaggtaaatccaggtgaaagctatcatggaaagggcaggtgttcttaatgttttgtacactcactgtacAAGTTAAACACATAACAGACAAGAGCAGTATGTTCTACCCTTAGTCACCATTTGGCTTAATAAGCATGAACCTCTATGGTAAAGTGACTCTCTCCATATAAACATAAAAACCATAACCCTGTTCCTTGATCTCTGACCCCCTTGCAGGTATGCCAGCCTCTACTTCTGCTGTGGTTTGGAGGACCAGGACAATGAACTGTTGACCTTGGAGGTGCTGCACCGATATGTCGAGCTGCTGGACAAATACTTTGGCAACGTAAGCATGATGTACAGGCAATGCAAGGGCTATTCATTGGCAGGTTAAGGTCTCTTTGGGGGACAATGTTCAATATAACACAGGGAAAGTTCAGATGAAATTGGTGAATAGAAACTAAATGTGCTTTTTACAGCATTTTCAACATTTTTATAATCTTAATGGTGCCTAATTCCTTTCATTGAAGTGCTGTTGTCGCCCTGTCTGCTCTGCTGCAGGTCTGTGGGTTGGATATCATCTTTAACTTTGACAAGGCCTGCTTCAtcgtgtgtgtacatgttttaGTTTACTATtcccaagaatagtaaacaaacaaaaattcaGATAAGTGAGGAAATTTTGCTGGTCCTCAGTAGGAAAAAAGGCAATTTCAGGATTaggggttatgtttagggttaaggttagggttgggggttagggaaaataggattttgaatgggaatcaatgaatggtcctcacaagtatagtaagacaTGGGTGTGTCTGTGCTCGTGCATGTGTGTGGTTATTACAGAATTACATGAAAAGTGGAGGCTTGTGTTGAAAGTAAAATGAGTCAGTCAAATACATCAACAGAAGCAtacagacacactgagacactagTTTAATCTAATTGTTACAATGGCAAAACAGAAGTGATCAGAAAGTGTATCAGGAATCAGGATCCATGCTGCCTCCTGACAGAAATGTATAAATGAAAGTGACTGCATCACCCTGACGTGCGACAGACAGGACTTGACAGGCAACCAAAATAAAAGACCACTGGCTGACAATAACCCCGTCATAGGCACCTCCCATACCGCACGGTCTCTTTCTGCAGTCCCCTACAACCCTGCCTCATTCTTTGGTTGATCTTGGGCGTGAGTGAGTCATCGATGGACTTTAACTGTGTACATGTGCATGCACACTGCAGGTGTGTGAGCTGGACATCATCTTTAACTTTGAGAAGGCCTACTTCATCCTTGATGAGTTCCTGATGGGAGGAGAGATCCTGGAGACCTCCAAGACAGCTGTGGGCATCGCTATGGAGGAGGCAGAGACACTACAAGAGGtgacccctccccacacacagacacacacacacacacacacagtcacttaaGTGTGACACACTTGCCAAAATATGTAAATATGTTTATTCTGTTCTCTCAACAGACAATGGAGGAGTATATGAGTAAACCGACCTACTGAACCAATAACAGGGACATGAGTTGAACCTTAAGACTGAAGAATCCTTTCCCCAGTTGCCATAAGTGCCACAACATTTAAACTATTAAACTGTAATACACTCTTCCATTCAGACACCACACATAGTAATACACTCTTCCATTCAGACATCGCACATAGTAATACACTCTTCCATTCAGACATCACACATAGTAATACACTCTTCCATTCAGACACCGCACATAGTAATACACTCTTCCATTCAGACATCGCACATAGTAATACACTCTTCCATTCAGACATCACACATAGTAATACACTCTTCCATTCAGACATCACACATAGTAATACACTCTTCCATTCAGACATCACACATAGTAATACACTCTTCCATTCAGACATCACACATAGTAATACACTCTTCCATTCAAACATCACACATAGTAATACACTCTTCCATTCAGACATCACACATAGTAATACACTCTTCCATTCAGACACCGCACATAGTAATACACTCTTCCATTCAGACACCGCACATAGTAATACACTCTTCCATTCAGACATCACACATAGTAATACACTCTTCCATTCAGACATCACACATAGTAATACACTCTTCCATTCAGACACCGCACATAGTAATACACTCTTCCATTCAGACACCGCACATAGTAATACACTCTTCCATTCAGACATCACACATAGTAATACACTCTTCCATTCAGACACCGCACATAGTAATACACTCTTCCATTCAGACATCGCACATAGTAATACACTCTTCCATTCAGACATCACACATAGTAATACACTCTTCCATTCAGACATCACacatagtaatatagtaacaacACAGTCTGTTGTTTTATATAAGCACTTTCTAAAAGATGCATTAGGAGTTTGTTTTAAAACACAGTTTAACTTTTTTTACTTTGagatttttttatgtgttattagtttaaactATTTTATAATGACATTATATTTGATAGGATCatacatgttttaaaaaatgGTAGCCTACTTTGCCTTATGTGATTTTCAAGCAAATTAATGTTATTTTAGAATATTGCAGCTGCATTTTCAAATGTTTTAATTCAGTTGTGAGTTGATCCAAAGGATTTAAACCACAATATTACCATTTTGAAAGTCACATTTATTATTTTAATTCTATGTTGTCTAATGTATCCATTGTCTACACAAGCATAGTGCCTTATTGTAATATGTATCAGTAGTCAAGCTCTAGCCAGAGGGTTCTAAGGCTGAAGTTAAAGGTGGACATTTTGAAAAGTGTTGCAGTACCGTTAAAGTTGTACTGTCTGAGTAGTTTTGTTTCCAGAATAGTCTTTTAAATGTTAGTTGGAGTACGTTGTTTCCAACTTTTGAAAATTGATTATTGCTACTTTATTAGACTATATCTCTTGGTTTTATAGCTGGAATTGACTAGAACTACCCTGCTTGCCCCAGGCTAAGATATTTGTCGTCTTAGTTCGTTGCAACCTGAGTTGACCTATGGTGCTaaaatcatggaaatagaatctCATTCTGTGTGTCGGAAATTCCCAATATCAGGTTTTCTCATTATTGTAGCTCCAAATGGattacaatatactactagcttACCTGTCAAACTAAGATGTTTGATTGATCGAGGCTACATATTGTTGTTGCTGACACATTGAGGCAGATGGTGTTTTGAATGTGATATCCTGCAGCCTGTTCACCATCTCTGTGTGCTCCAAATGAGTAAACACTACACAGTAAGGAAAAAATAAAGTCAATGCTTTATTCATCTCATACGTCACACATTACCGAACACATGTACGAAATATAATTTACGAGGAATAACACAAGTGGATGTGAAGAATCCAACACTGATTCGGCTGTATGGGCACTGAAATGTACGGCTAGTTTGAAGTGTTGTTTTATCTAGCCTATCAAAAACATTGAATATTATGCCACACACCCAGTTACAACCACCAATAGGCACTCCCTTGTAGCTACATCAGATCAAGTTCATGTATAAATTGGCTATTAAAGCATGAGCTGTAGTAAATCTACTGAAGAGACTAAACTCCATTgcatgtatttatttttcaaaatAATTTATTATGATTCCCCCCCATCAAAACAATTATATAATATGTAGCTGCATCTCCCCCATCTACATTCCTTTGACAGTTTTGGCGTAAAGGTCCTTATCTTCGGTCTCTGGGTTCAGATAGCCTAGGACTTTCAGCAGCACGTCGTCATCCAAGCCATGCGTTTGCAAAGCACCGCCCGTGTCCTCCTCGGGTTCTGACTGCCTTTTCTGAGGCTGGCTTTTGTCTGAGTCCATTTGGTCAAAGTAGTCCTGTACCGCCTGCTCGAACTTTCCCAGCACAAGCTTATCGTCTTGTGAGGGAGGCTGCGATGCACGCTTTTTTTGGTCTGCCTTGTTTGCTGCCTGCGGGTACTGCACCAACATCTGGGCAGCCAGATATGTCTCCAGCTCGTCTTCGTCGACAGTGTTGTCGTAGTCACCCTTTCCTTTCTCTGGGACGTTTGGCTCAGAGAACATGTAGTCTTTCTGCCTTCCAGCTGGCGCGTAAAACCTTAACGGTGGGCTTGTATGCTGTTTCTGCTTCTTGAGTGCGGGTGCATTCTGATTTGCCACACTTCCCAGCCCAAGGATTTTTTGAATGTCTTCTGTGTTTATTTCGTATGGGACGTTGCTTGTTTGGGTCTCAGGCAGCCGTCTGTTGAAGAATGTCTCTAGAGGGATCTTATTTTTCTTAGAGGAGATCTGAGTTAGTTTGTCCTCTACCCTGGCCAGATCGTTGGGTGTCCAAGAATGTGCTTGTGTCCTCAGTGGTGTCCTGTCCTGTTTTGTCATCTCCCCACTCTTCAGCATGTCCATCAGGTCTTCTGGTGGGATCTGTAGTTTCTGGGAGATTTGGATGAGGTGGTAAATGGCTTGTGGATCTACCTTGTCGCTGTACAGAATTTGAGttgccctcctctcttccctctcctcctcttcttctagCTCTCTCTTCCGCTCCTCCTGCTCTGTTTTCTCTAGCACCTTCAGAAGGTAGTAGTCGACCAGTTTGGTGATGTCATCTGGGTCATGTTCTCCCGGAACCGGCTGGCTCGATCGCTTGACCTCATCaatctcctcctcatcttcattATCATCATCCTCTTCATCATCCTTCAAGCCTCTGTCAAACTCCTGCCTGTTGTCACTCTCCTCATCCTCCGTCTCCACCTGCTCCTCTAAGGGCGCCCAGTCCTCTCCCCCCATCACATCCTCATAGGCCAGATTCCTCACCCGGAATatgtcgtcatcatcatcatcctcctcttcatcatcctcaGTCTGGCGTTTGTGCCCAGCCTTGGCATTGGCTATCCTCCCCAGTTCCTCAAACACAGACTGCAGGTTGGCCAGGTTCTGGGGTGTATACTTCCCTTCCATGTTCTCATTGGTGCGTTTGAAGGGGCTCTCGCGGCCTGGGGCTCTGCTTTCTTCCTCACCGTCCTCCTCATCTTCAAACATCAGTGGGTACTTCCTGTTAGGCCGGCTGGTACGCTGCTGCTGTGACCATGGATATGCCACGCCCTCTCCCAACTGGCTCTCCTCCTTCGCCGGTCTCCGCCCTTTGCCCAGAGTGTGGCGGGCTGCACTGGGCCTCACAGGGGCTGGCTTGGGGCCCTTCTCGGTCTGCTGGAGGGTACTCAGCACCGCCTGCAGCCACTCCTGGGTCTTGTCCTCCTTGTTGCGCTCCCCTTCCTCATCCTCTTCATCCTGGTCCTGGCCGATCTTACGCTGACTGGTCTGGGCAGGAGAGGCTAGCCTCAGCATGGAGCGGAGTTTCTCTGAGTCTTTGTCCATGTTAGTGGTGTCGTAGTCTGGAGTGAGGGGAGCCTGCTCCTGGGGGGCTGGCGCTCCTCCCCCGGTACGCTGGCGGAGGCTCTCAATGTACTCCAAGGCCTTGAGCATGTCTGCGTTGGTGGGGAGGTAGGGGGTGTCTACTTGCTGGGGGTCCAGCTCACTGCCTTTCAGTCTGTGTTCTCTGAGAGAGGCCCCCTGGACACTGCCAGAgcccaggaggaagaggaggaggagcagggagaagAGGAAGGCCATCCCTACCGAGGAGAGCGTGGGGAGTGATGGCATGGTGTCTTCAGCCTGGAGATGACAGACACAACAGAGAGAGAAGTGTCAATGCTAACCTTTAGGTTTAGGATATGATTTTTTCACTGGTCAGACCATTATGTACATATTTCTTTCAAACAAGAATTTGTTAAAGGACTGTGCAGTCAAAATCGTGAGTttcttgtgttttatatatatttccacactgatgttggaataatactgtgaaaatgcaTGCTGGAGAAATTGCTCTTTAATTTAACGTAATCCCAGTAAAATACTTAACTGTTACccagaaataatttgatattgagataaaatggCTGCAATGGACCTTTTTTAATGATAAGGCCAGTTGAAATGCTTTTGTAATGATCAGCTCTCATGATCCTCATTTAAATTCTGAAACCTTTCATTTTCAGACCTGCCATTTTATTCCCGTTTGACGCTTCAGATATATAGTTATAGTTTACCAGTGATAGTGATATGCAATGAGTTTTTATCCAGAGATTTAAAATCGCATCTGTTGAATGCCCAAATTATTGTTTGCGGAGCAGTAATAACATGGATATTCAGCTCGCTTGTAAATCtcattatttttcaaattgtgaCTCATTCCGGAAGGCAGCAATCTAGTTGTCTAGGTAACCCTTCGGCTGATGCTGGCTGCTGTCGAAACACAACTACCTACACACAAGACATCTCTAGCGCACTAAAACGCTGTTGTATTTGTTGCACGAGCTTTTTACTGATAAAATGCGATAGAACTTTATAATCATACACCTAATTTGGATAAAGGTATTGAACACGGCTACTTATAAACCAACTAGTGGATTAATTGGTTTTGAAATCAAAGTATTGCTTAATTTAGGCTACTTATCAGTTTAGCCTACATAATAACTGCAAATTACTGAAAACGAAAACTATAATAAACTTTAGTTAGTCTAAGAATGACAGAACAGAGTATGCATCTCTTCACTGCGGCAGACCTGTTTGCAATGCATCAGGTTGGTTGCAAAGCTAAACGGATTTTAAAATGGACAAACATATTAAACGAACTGAAAATAGTCTTAATTGAAATCCATTTTctctaaataataataatttcgaTGTAGGCCCTGAGTAAAGTCTTACCTCTGCAGAATAGTTTCAATTGATCGTCGTGAGTGAACTTAGCATCTCTTTCTCAGTGTGAGCGTGAGCAGGGATTCTGTGTTCAGCACCAGGGACAGCTCCTCCCATTATATGAGGCGCCACCTGACTCGTGCGTCACTGCGACATACGCAATACTAGATCCAAAGAAACATACAAACCCAATTAGAACTGGCTCACATTTGTTCAATTATTTTATAATATCTTAACCTCAACTTTCAATTGGAAATGCTATCATGTCTAATTGTattggttgttaattaaccaatAGTGATGAATCTCTGGACATTATGGACGTGATTTAATTAGCCCACAGCACAATGTCTATTTAGATGGTCATAGACCTATACAACCATGCCCACGAGTTCGCCAGAGTATAGGCTAATTATAGATTACAGGCCCAGCTATAATAATTTGTACAGGGACTTGAGACTACGTGAAGCATTTCGTATGCTACATAATGCTGCATTATTTGTGTTTACAACTAAACATTTGTGTAGGCTATTACAGCAACGCTGC harbors:
- the LOC139549410 gene encoding AP-1 complex subunit sigma-3-like; this encodes MMRFLLLFSRQGKLRLQKWFTPVTEREKKKVIREMTLMVLARPPRSSNFLHWRDLKIVYKRYASLYFCCGLEDQDNELLTLEVLHRYVELLDKYFGNVCELDIIFNFEKAYFILDEFLMGGEILETSKTAVGIAMEEAETLQETMEEYMSKPTY
- the LOC139549408 gene encoding secretogranin-2b-like, producing the protein MPSLPTLSSVGMAFLFSLLLLLFLLGSGSVQGASLREHRLKGSELDPQQVDTPYLPTNADMLKALEYIESLRQRTGGGAPAPQEQAPLTPDYDTTNMDKDSEKLRSMLRLASPAQTSQRKIGQDQDEEDEEGERNKEDKTQEWLQAVLSTLQQTEKGPKPAPVRPSAARHTLGKGRRPAKEESQLGEGVAYPWSQQQRTSRPNRKYPLMFEDEEDGEEESRAPGRESPFKRTNENMEGKYTPQNLANLQSVFEELGRIANAKAGHKRQTEDDEEEDDDDDDIFRVRNLAYEDVMGGEDWAPLEEQVETEDEESDNRQEFDRGLKDDEEDDDNEDEEEIDEVKRSSQPVPGEHDPDDITKLVDYYLLKVLEKTEQEERKRELEEEEEREERRATQILYSDKVDPQAIYHLIQISQKLQIPPEDLMDMLKSGEMTKQDRTPLRTQAHSWTPNDLARVEDKLTQISSKKNKIPLETFFNRRLPETQTSNVPYEINTEDIQKILGLGSVANQNAPALKKQKQHTSPPLRFYAPAGRQKDYMFSEPNVPEKGKGDYDNTVDEDELETYLAAQMLVQYPQAANKADQKKRASQPPSQDDKLVLGKFEQAVQDYFDQMDSDKSQPQKRQSEPEEDTGGALQTHGLDDDVLLKVLGYLNPETEDKDLYAKTVKGM